From the Cryptomeria japonica chromosome 2, Sugi_1.0, whole genome shotgun sequence genome, one window contains:
- the LOC131073808 gene encoding uncharacterized protein LOC131073808 isoform X3: MGNTSSMLTQYDIEEVQEHCSSMFSQQEIVSLYERFCALDRNGTGFISADEFLSVPEFAVNPLSKRLLRMLDGLNFKDFIAFLSPFSSKANLLQKIEFIYKVYDSDGNGKVTLCDLLEVLQDLTGSFISEEQRQQVVGQVLEEAGYSKDCTLTIDDFVKILGKCGMKMEVEVPVD; encoded by the exons ATGGGCAACACGTCAAGTATGCTTACTCAGTATGACATTGAGGAGGTCCAAGAGCACTGCAGTAGCATGT TTTCACAGCAAGAAATAGTTTCCCTCTATGAACGCTTTTGTGCACTAGATCGAAATGGGACAGGTTTTATATCAGCAGACGAGTTTTTATCTGTGCCAGAGTTTGCAGTGAATCCGCTTTCTAAG AGGTTGTTGAGAATGCTTGATGGCTTAAACTTCAAAGATTTTATAGCCTTCTTGTCACCTTTTAGCTCGAAAGCTAATCTGCTTCAAAAAATTGAAT TCATCTACAAGGTTTATGATTCAGACGGCAATGGAAAAGTGACACTTTGTGATTTACTAGAAGTTTTGCAGGACTTGACTGGCTCTTTTATTTCTGAAGAGCAGCGTCAG CAAGTTGTGGGTCAAGTTTTGGAGGAAGCAGGGTATTCAAAAGATTGCACTTTGACGATAGATGATTTTGTGAAG